ATGAACGCGAAGGGGTATCACTACCCGGTAGTGGCCGAGGGCCGGGAAGAGGCGTGTGTGAACTGCGGTTTCTGTCGCCTCATCTGTCCCGAGTTCGCGATCTACGCCGAGCCGACGGAGGCGTTCGCGTGAAGGTGACGCAGAAAGCTCCGGCGGTGCTGACCGGACGTCATTTCATGAACGGCGACGTCGCGTGCGCCGAAGGAGCGCTCGCGGCGGGATGTACGTTCTTCGCCGGCTACCCCATCACGCCGTCAACCGAGATCGCCGAGCGAATGGCGCAGCGGCTGCCCGAGGTGGGCGGAATCTATATCCAGATGGAGGACGAGCTGGCGTCGATGAACTGTGTGCTGGGAGCGGCCTGGGCCGGCCGAAGGGCGATGACCGCCACCTCTGGTCCGGGATTCACCCTGATGCAAGAGAACATAGGGCTCGGGATCATTACCGAGACGCCGTGCGTCGTCGTCAACGTCCAGCGCGGCGGGCCCTCCACCGGCCTCCCCACGCTCCCAGGCCAGGCGGACGTCATGCAGGCGAAGTGGGGCTCGCATGGCGACTACGAGGTGATCGCGTACGCGCCCGCCTCGCCGCAAGAGATGTTCGACCTGACGGTCAAGGCGTTCAACGCGGCCGACACCTATCGACTGCCTGTGTTCGTGCTGGCCGACGAGGTGGTGGGCCACATGACGGAGCGAGTCGTCATTCCCGACGCCTCGGCGATCCCGCGGGCGGAGCGCCCTCAGCCGCCGTTCCCACCCGGCGAGGGGCTTCTCTACCAGCCGTTGGACGGCGCACTGGTTCCGCCGATGCCTCCGGTGGGAGAAGGCTATGCCATTCACGCGACGGGCCTCACCCACGACGAGCGCGGATATCCGGCCACGAGCGCCGAGGTGCACGACCGGCTCGTTCGCCGGCTGAGAGACAAGATCCTTCGCAACGCCGACCGC
This window of the Dehalococcoidia bacterium genome carries:
- a CDS encoding 2-oxoacid:acceptor oxidoreductase subunit alpha, which encodes MTQKAPAVLTGRHFMNGDVACAEGALAAGCTFFAGYPITPSTEIAERMAQRLPEVGGIYIQMEDELASMNCVLGAAWAGRRAMTATSGPGFTLMQENIGLGIITETPCVVVNVQRGGPSTGLPTLPGQADVMQAKWGSHGDYEVIAYAPASPQEMFDLTVKAFNAADTYRLPVFVLADEVVGHMTERVVIPDASAIPRAERPQPPFPPGEGLLYQPLDGALVPPMPPVGEGYAIHATGLTHDERGYPATSAEVHDRLVRRLRDKILRNADRIIEYEEYLMDDADVCVVSFGSSARSARHAVNAARKRGIRAGLLRLITVWPFPGSHIAVLSERVKAFVVAELNLGQVETQVQRFSTRPVLGAHHGGGEMLTPEAVLNAIEEAS